From one Catenulispora sp. GP43 genomic stretch:
- a CDS encoding LysR family transcriptional regulator, which produces MDLEAVRTFVAAADTGRFQDAANDLAVTQQAVSKRIAGLEKELAVRLFTRTARGAQLTIDGQAFLPHARALMQAEERAIASVRPGRRALRVDVITMRSAMSALLRGFHEARPEVELDVVTLFDADAALAAVQAGTIDATFRYVAPTRRLPPGVEAARVLDERLDLLVGPRHPLAGARTVTLAQLVGHRIWIPGLVPGVEWALYYDELVAEFGLSIDGIGPHFGSDHLMDVVAESSDVASLVGEKPRLAWSDGHDLRRIPVVGPTLVYPHSLVWRTENAHPALAMLRKHIAATGEPAGAAGSWTPAGA; this is translated from the coding sequence ATGGACCTCGAAGCAGTGCGCACCTTCGTCGCCGCCGCGGACACCGGACGGTTTCAGGACGCCGCGAACGACCTCGCGGTCACCCAGCAGGCGGTGTCCAAGCGCATCGCCGGCCTGGAGAAGGAACTCGCGGTGCGCCTGTTCACCCGTACGGCGCGCGGCGCCCAGCTCACCATCGACGGCCAGGCGTTCCTGCCGCACGCCAGGGCCCTGATGCAGGCCGAGGAGCGGGCGATCGCCTCGGTGCGTCCCGGGCGGCGCGCGCTGAGGGTCGACGTCATCACCATGCGCAGCGCGATGTCGGCACTGCTGCGCGGGTTCCACGAGGCGCGCCCGGAGGTGGAACTGGACGTGGTCACCCTGTTCGACGCCGACGCGGCGCTGGCGGCCGTGCAGGCCGGGACCATCGACGCCACGTTCCGGTACGTCGCGCCGACGCGCCGCCTGCCGCCCGGCGTCGAGGCCGCCCGGGTCCTCGACGAGCGGCTGGACCTGCTGGTCGGCCCGCGGCATCCGCTGGCTGGAGCCCGGACCGTGACCCTCGCGCAGCTGGTCGGGCACCGCATCTGGATTCCCGGGCTGGTTCCCGGCGTCGAGTGGGCCCTGTACTACGACGAGCTGGTGGCCGAGTTCGGACTGTCCATCGACGGCATAGGGCCGCACTTCGGCAGCGACCACCTCATGGACGTCGTCGCAGAGTCCTCCGACGTCGCCTCGCTGGTCGGCGAGAAGCCGCGCCTGGCCTGGTCCGACGGCCATGACCTGCGCCGCATCCCGGTGGTCGGCCCGACGCTGGTGTATCCGCACTCACTCGTTTGGCGGACCGAGAACGCCCATCCGGCCTTGGCGATGCTGCGCAAGCACATCGCGGCCACGGGGGAGCCGGCGGGGGCTGCCGGGTCGTGGACGCCGGCAGGAGCCTGA
- a CDS encoding peptidoglycan-binding protein encodes MEQQPGRRQPGRQGQGRPGGNRSQRPEDYVEDDPTMVRPFVKAGPGGADSGAESGAGRRGRQGADGGAPGGRPRQGAAGGGQGRQNGRQQQPNGRGADGGRTAQNGRGRANGAGQGAGVPGPRPPHDADPHQVPGLLSTPMPPPRAVARHTPPQQPEPAPALSDLTTTMPILAVPADDGYDGYEGYEGDGHPDHDNAPPGEHGHFHDDGDFGRHRGTGRPPRALKIGALLAGVAVVGVAAYSVLGSGSSSPAAGPAAAGSTTTTGASGDPGTPSDSSAPAAPAPTGTASDASSSSATTPSPSHTTKTSASKTSSSSHPSTPSSSSMASRPSSAPSTTATTSVSAAPPPPSTPSPTFTSLGPGSPNGPAISQLQQNLKNWQKSTWGWSNVKVSGAWDQATTNAVEAFQDNNPGTSPPDPYGTYGPATDKALQQAVG; translated from the coding sequence ATGGAGCAACAGCCCGGACGGCGGCAGCCTGGACGGCAAGGTCAGGGACGCCCCGGCGGGAACCGGTCGCAGCGGCCCGAGGACTACGTCGAGGACGACCCGACGATGGTGCGGCCGTTCGTGAAGGCCGGGCCCGGCGGCGCCGACTCCGGCGCCGAGTCCGGCGCCGGACGGCGCGGGCGTCAGGGTGCTGACGGCGGGGCACCCGGCGGGCGGCCCCGGCAGGGCGCGGCCGGCGGCGGGCAGGGGCGGCAGAACGGGCGGCAGCAGCAGCCGAACGGACGCGGCGCGGACGGCGGCCGGACGGCCCAGAACGGGCGCGGCCGGGCCAACGGAGCGGGCCAGGGCGCCGGCGTCCCCGGTCCCCGACCCCCGCACGACGCCGACCCGCACCAGGTCCCGGGCCTGCTCTCGACGCCGATGCCGCCGCCGCGCGCCGTGGCCCGGCACACCCCGCCGCAGCAGCCGGAACCGGCCCCGGCGCTGAGCGACCTGACCACGACGATGCCGATCCTGGCCGTGCCCGCCGACGACGGCTACGACGGCTATGAGGGTTACGAAGGCGATGGCCACCCGGACCACGACAACGCGCCACCCGGCGAGCACGGGCACTTCCACGACGACGGCGACTTCGGCCGGCACCGCGGTACCGGCCGTCCGCCGCGCGCGCTGAAGATCGGCGCGCTCTTAGCCGGCGTGGCGGTCGTCGGGGTGGCCGCGTACAGCGTGCTCGGGAGCGGATCGAGCTCGCCGGCGGCGGGACCGGCAGCCGCCGGGTCGACCACCACGACCGGGGCGTCCGGGGACCCGGGCACGCCGTCGGACAGCAGCGCCCCCGCCGCGCCGGCGCCGACCGGCACGGCCTCGGACGCCAGCTCGTCCTCGGCCACCACGCCCTCGCCGTCGCACACCACGAAGACGTCGGCGTCGAAGACCTCGTCGTCCTCGCACCCGTCGACGCCGAGCAGCTCGTCGATGGCGTCGCGGCCGAGCAGCGCGCCGTCGACCACGGCCACCACCTCGGTTTCGGCGGCGCCGCCGCCGCCGAGCACGCCGTCGCCGACGTTCACGAGCCTGGGACCGGGCTCCCCCAACGGCCCAGCGATCTCGCAATTGCAACAAAACCTCAAGAATTGGCAGAAAAGCACTTGGGGTTGGTCGAATGTGAAGGTGAGCGGCGCCTGGGACCAGGCCACCACCAACGCGGTCGAGGCCTTCCAGGACAACAATCCCGGCACCAGCCCGCCCGACCCCTACGGCACTTACGGCCCGGCGACCGACAAGGCGTTGCAGCAGGCCGTGGGCTGA
- a CDS encoding Rid family hydrolase, with protein sequence MTHDTHGDKLTLLNPPGLHPTSGYAHVTIAPAGRTAHLAGLCPLDADEHVVGPGLDAQIDQVVANGLAVLAAAGARPEDVVRSVVYVVSDQSGVLAAAWERLTASALGPAFRTAGTLLGVAALGYGGQLVEVDLTAALEG encoded by the coding sequence ATGACGCACGACACGCACGGCGACAAGCTCACTCTCCTCAACCCGCCGGGACTGCACCCCACCTCCGGCTACGCCCACGTCACCATCGCCCCCGCGGGCCGCACCGCCCACCTGGCCGGCTTGTGCCCCCTGGACGCCGACGAGCACGTGGTCGGCCCCGGCCTGGACGCGCAGATCGACCAGGTGGTCGCGAACGGCCTGGCGGTGCTGGCGGCCGCCGGCGCACGGCCGGAGGACGTGGTGCGCTCGGTGGTCTACGTGGTCAGCGACCAGAGCGGGGTGCTGGCAGCCGCCTGGGAGCGCCTCACCGCGTCGGCGCTCGGGCCCGCGTTCCGGACGGCGGGCACGCTTCTCGGGGTCGCCGCGCTCGGGTATGGCGGGCAGCTGGTGGAGGTGGATCTGACGGCCGCGCTGGAAGGCTGA
- a CDS encoding response regulator, producing MIKVLVVDDEPQLLRALRINLTARKYEVVTAVDGTSALAIAARTLPDLVVLDLGLPDLDGAEVIKGLRGWTEVPIVVLSGRADASDKVEALDAGADDYLTKPFSMEELLARLRVARRHADRNAPKTAVQRVGDFDVDVASHTITRVPEAPETVPPTVHLTPTEWGIVEVLLKNAGRLVSARQLLTEVWGHGYENDTPLLRFHFTKLRRKLEREPSRPAHLLTEPGMGYRFQP from the coding sequence ATGATCAAGGTCCTGGTGGTCGACGACGAACCGCAGCTGCTGCGCGCGCTGCGGATCAACCTGACCGCCCGCAAGTACGAGGTGGTCACCGCCGTCGACGGCACCTCGGCGCTGGCCATCGCCGCGCGCACGCTGCCCGACCTGGTGGTGCTGGACCTGGGTCTGCCGGACCTGGACGGCGCCGAGGTGATCAAGGGGCTGCGGGGCTGGACGGAGGTGCCGATCGTGGTGCTCTCCGGCCGCGCCGACGCCTCGGACAAGGTCGAGGCCCTGGACGCCGGCGCCGACGACTACCTGACCAAGCCGTTCTCGATGGAGGAGCTGCTGGCCCGGCTGCGGGTGGCGCGCCGGCACGCCGACCGCAACGCGCCCAAGACCGCGGTGCAGCGGGTCGGGGACTTCGACGTGGACGTGGCCTCGCACACCATCACCCGGGTGCCGGAGGCGCCGGAGACGGTGCCGCCGACGGTGCACCTGACGCCCACCGAGTGGGGCATCGTCGAGGTGCTGCTGAAGAACGCCGGACGCCTGGTCTCGGCCCGGCAGCTGCTCACCGAGGTGTGGGGCCACGGCTACGAGAACGACACGCCGCTGCTGCGGTTCCACTTCACGAAGCTGCGCCGCAAGCTCGAGCGCGAGCCGTCGCGGCCGGCGCACCTGCTGACGGAGCCGGGGATGGGCTACCGCTTCCAGCCCTGA
- the leuS gene encoding leucine--tRNA ligase: protein MSEQTTQPKPASDDPKFRYTAAVAAEIEPKWQEYWAAHHTFEVPDCPADTMEPKAYILDMFPYPSGAGLHVGHPLGYIATDVLGRYKMMTGHQVLHTIGFDAFGLAAEQYAVEHGIHPRVSTERNIARYKEQIHRIGFGHDTRRGVSTIDVSFYKWTQWIFLQIFNSWYDDQADKARPISMLIGQFASGARRTPDNRAWQDLSAQEQATIIDSYRLAYIAEAPVNWCPGLGTVLSNEEVTADGRSERGNFPVFKRNLRQWMMRITKYGDRLLADLDRLDWPEPIKLQQRNWIGRSEGARVHFPVTAVDGSEKTIEIFTTRPDTLFGATYMVLAPEHELVDSFVAKEWPAGTREQWTGGHATPAEAVAAYRAQAAAKTEVERQTEGRQKTGVFTGTFAVNPVNGEGVPVFIADYVLMGYGTGAIMAVPAHDQRDFEFARAFDLPMRIVVAPPADWSENVEDWTEAYDSKTAQITNSANDEVSLEGLPVPAAIRAISEWLTAKGIGEGTVTYRLRDWLFSRQRYWGEPFPIVYAADGPEAGIARALPESMLPLELPEVDDFSPKTFEAGDVTSAPEPPLARAAEWVNVTLDLGDGPRQYHRETNTMPQWAGSCWYYLRYLSPGDDDRFVDAAAEKYWMGPQDPEDTGGVDLYVGGAEHAVLHLLYARFWHKVLFDLGQVTSAEPFRKLYNQGMIQGASYTDARGVYVEASRVEDVDGRFVYEGEEVTQHFGKIGKSLKNVISPDDMIDEYSADTLRIYEMSMGPLDMSKPWDTRASIGSFRFLQRLWRNVIDEENGEVTVVDAEPDEATLRALNKTIDGARADMEGMRFNTAISKLIELNNHLTRLSAVPRSAAEALVVLTAPFAPHIAEELWSRLGHDGPVARAAYPVADPAYLVDETVTCVVQVAGKVKDRLEVPPGIDQDALRELALASEGVQRALEGRGVRTVIVRAPKLVNVVPA, encoded by the coding sequence ATGAGCGAGCAGACCACACAGCCCAAGCCTGCGAGCGACGACCCGAAGTTCCGGTACACGGCTGCTGTGGCGGCCGAGATCGAGCCCAAGTGGCAGGAATACTGGGCCGCGCACCACACCTTCGAGGTTCCCGACTGTCCGGCGGACACCATGGAGCCCAAGGCCTACATCCTGGACATGTTCCCGTATCCCTCCGGCGCCGGCCTGCACGTCGGCCACCCGCTGGGCTACATCGCCACCGACGTGCTGGGCCGGTACAAGATGATGACCGGCCACCAGGTGCTGCACACGATCGGCTTCGACGCCTTCGGCCTGGCCGCCGAGCAGTACGCGGTCGAGCACGGCATCCACCCGCGGGTCAGCACCGAGCGCAACATCGCGCGCTACAAGGAGCAGATCCACCGCATCGGCTTCGGCCACGACACCCGGCGCGGGGTGTCGACCATCGACGTGTCCTTCTACAAGTGGACGCAGTGGATCTTCCTGCAGATCTTCAACTCCTGGTACGACGACCAGGCCGACAAGGCCCGCCCGATCAGCATGCTGATCGGGCAGTTCGCCTCCGGCGCCCGCCGCACCCCGGACAACCGCGCCTGGCAGGACCTGTCCGCGCAGGAGCAGGCGACGATCATCGACTCGTACCGCCTGGCCTACATCGCCGAGGCCCCGGTGAACTGGTGCCCCGGCCTGGGCACCGTGCTGTCCAACGAGGAGGTCACCGCGGACGGCCGCTCCGAGCGCGGCAACTTCCCGGTGTTCAAGCGCAACCTGCGCCAGTGGATGATGCGCATCACCAAGTACGGCGACCGGCTGCTGGCCGACCTGGACCGGCTGGACTGGCCCGAGCCGATCAAGCTGCAGCAGCGCAACTGGATCGGGCGGTCCGAGGGCGCGCGCGTGCACTTCCCGGTCACCGCGGTGGACGGCTCCGAGAAGACCATCGAGATCTTCACGACCCGGCCCGACACGCTGTTCGGCGCCACCTACATGGTGCTGGCGCCGGAGCACGAACTGGTGGACTCCTTCGTGGCCAAGGAGTGGCCGGCCGGCACCCGCGAGCAGTGGACCGGCGGGCACGCCACCCCGGCCGAGGCCGTCGCCGCCTACCGCGCGCAGGCCGCGGCCAAGACCGAGGTCGAGCGGCAGACCGAGGGCCGGCAGAAGACCGGCGTGTTCACCGGCACCTTCGCGGTGAACCCGGTGAACGGCGAGGGCGTGCCGGTGTTCATCGCCGACTACGTGCTGATGGGCTACGGCACCGGCGCCATCATGGCGGTGCCCGCGCACGACCAGCGCGACTTCGAGTTCGCGCGGGCCTTCGACCTGCCGATGCGGATCGTGGTGGCGCCGCCGGCCGACTGGTCGGAGAACGTCGAGGACTGGACCGAGGCCTACGACTCCAAGACGGCGCAGATTACCAACTCGGCTAACGACGAGGTGTCGCTGGAGGGGCTGCCGGTCCCGGCCGCGATCCGCGCCATCTCCGAGTGGCTGACCGCCAAGGGCATCGGCGAGGGCACCGTCACCTACCGGCTGCGCGACTGGCTGTTCTCGCGCCAGCGCTACTGGGGCGAGCCGTTCCCGATCGTGTACGCGGCCGACGGCCCGGAGGCCGGGATCGCGCGCGCGCTGCCGGAGTCGATGCTGCCGCTGGAGCTGCCGGAGGTCGACGACTTCTCGCCGAAGACCTTCGAGGCCGGCGACGTCACCAGCGCCCCCGAGCCGCCGCTGGCCCGCGCCGCCGAGTGGGTGAACGTCACCCTCGACCTGGGCGACGGCCCGCGTCAGTACCACCGCGAGACCAACACCATGCCGCAGTGGGCCGGCTCGTGCTGGTACTACCTGCGCTACCTGTCGCCGGGCGACGACGACCGGTTCGTGGACGCCGCGGCCGAGAAGTACTGGATGGGCCCGCAGGACCCCGAGGACACCGGCGGCGTGGACCTGTACGTCGGCGGCGCCGAGCACGCGGTGCTGCACCTGCTGTACGCGCGCTTCTGGCACAAGGTGCTGTTCGACCTGGGCCAGGTCACCAGCGCCGAGCCGTTCCGCAAGCTGTACAACCAGGGCATGATCCAGGGCGCCTCCTACACCGACGCCCGCGGGGTCTACGTCGAGGCCTCCCGGGTCGAGGACGTCGACGGCCGGTTCGTCTACGAGGGCGAGGAGGTGACCCAGCACTTCGGCAAGATCGGCAAGTCGCTGAAGAACGTCATCTCGCCGGACGACATGATCGACGAGTACAGCGCCGACACCCTGCGCATCTACGAGATGTCGATGGGCCCGCTGGACATGTCCAAGCCCTGGGACACCCGCGCCTCGATCGGCAGCTTCCGCTTCCTGCAGCGGCTGTGGCGCAACGTGATCGACGAGGAGAACGGCGAGGTCACCGTCGTCGACGCCGAGCCCGACGAGGCCACGCTGCGCGCCCTGAACAAGACCATCGACGGCGCCCGCGCCGACATGGAGGGCATGCGCTTCAACACCGCGATCAGCAAGCTGATCGAGCTGAACAACCACCTGACCCGGCTGTCCGCGGTCCCGCGCTCGGCGGCCGAGGCCCTGGTGGTGCTGACCGCGCCGTTCGCCCCGCACATCGCCGAGGAGCTGTGGTCCCGCCTGGGCCACGACGGCCCCGTGGCGCGCGCCGCCTACCCGGTCGCGGACCCCGCGTACCTGGTGGACGAGACCGTGACGTGCGTGGTGCAGGTCGCGGGCAAGGTGAAGGACCGCCTGGAGGTGCCCCCGGGCATCGACCAGGACGCGCTGCGCGAGCTGGCGCTGGCCTCCGAGGGCGTGCAGCGGGCGCTGGAGGGGCGCGGCGTGCGGACGGTCATCGTGCGGGCGCCGAAGCTGGTGAACGTGGTGCCGGCGTAG
- a CDS encoding lysoplasmalogenase — MPLTLTLLTLVIALADWTAVSRRAMDPASVGARRAEYAAKPLTMVLLIAAALAIADGHDAKASIVATMAAALVLSLIGDVFLMLPEDSPSADRDFVAGLGAFLLAHVAYIAAFVQLHAHGGYAISFVITGLVLAGALFATVGLRVQRAAAEEDPALGVPVLAYVSVISLMVVAAWWTGDMRIIPGALLFAVSDAMIGWTRFVRKDWELDVPIIVTYHLAQILLVLGLVRR; from the coding sequence GTGCCCCTCACGCTGACGCTGCTCACCCTCGTGATCGCCCTCGCCGACTGGACCGCCGTGTCGCGGCGCGCCATGGACCCGGCCTCGGTGGGCGCGCGCCGTGCGGAGTACGCCGCTAAGCCGTTGACCATGGTCTTGCTGATCGCCGCGGCCCTGGCCATCGCGGACGGGCACGACGCCAAGGCCTCCATCGTGGCCACGATGGCCGCGGCCCTGGTGCTGAGCCTGATCGGCGACGTCTTCCTGATGCTGCCGGAGGACTCGCCGTCGGCGGACCGCGACTTCGTGGCCGGCCTGGGCGCCTTCCTGCTCGCGCACGTCGCGTACATCGCCGCCTTCGTCCAACTGCACGCGCACGGCGGCTACGCGATCTCCTTCGTCATCACCGGCCTGGTCCTGGCCGGCGCGCTGTTCGCGACCGTGGGGCTGCGAGTCCAGCGCGCGGCCGCCGAGGAGGATCCCGCGCTGGGAGTGCCGGTGCTGGCCTACGTCAGTGTCATCTCGCTGATGGTGGTCGCGGCCTGGTGGACCGGCGACATGCGCATCATCCCCGGCGCGCTGCTGTTCGCCGTGTCGGACGCGATGATCGGCTGGACCCGGTTCGTCCGTAAGGACTGGGAGCTGGACGTGCCGATCATCGTCACGTACCACCTTGCGCAGATCCTGCTGGTCCTGGGACTGGTCCGCAGGTAG
- a CDS encoding phosphatidylglycerol lysyltransferase domain-containing protein gives MTETATAGRAQRFRARIPMLLVWYCRIVALASILSALSPRTNERIDRLPDYLLFSLGFLLGVPSIGFGVLMLMLGAAVRRRKRIAWWLLMVLGLFVGPLGWLAISALLYTVTSADLQPLAPLIVAFVIQALFIGLVIWARKEFYAVFDAANFRLALVVLAVSLALSTVLGVTLVAWNDANPATDLGDQALYTLKAGMAGTGIWWYNTAVEVPHWVDVTVNLIGSVMILAVAWALFQPRRGTVRHQPEDDDRLRTLLDKFGDQDSLGYFNLRRDKAVKWSPSGKAAIAYRPVGGVSLASGDPIGDIEAWPGAIEAWLAEAREHAWVPAVMGSSEEGGKVLARFGLDAIELGDEAVVEVDEFTLEGRAMRVVRQAYNRVERAGYRTRIRRHAEIPSDEMAALMRRADDWRDGSVERGFSMALGRLGDPADGQCVMVECLDGDGALRALLSFVPWGTKGLSLDLMRRARGTENGLVEFMVIDLIKAGPKHGVERVSLNFAMFRSIFERAGRIGAGPFLRLARVVLSVFSRWWQLESLYRANMKYRPVWEPRYLCFPKARDLARIAIAAGRAEGFLAFPTPRFLRIRREPELAAAPVAAPAQVELPASPDEPHPEQPRED, from the coding sequence ATGACGGAGACCGCGACTGCGGGCCGCGCGCAGCGCTTCCGCGCCCGGATCCCCATGCTGCTGGTCTGGTACTGCCGGATCGTGGCGCTGGCCTCGATCCTGTCGGCGCTCTCGCCGCGCACCAACGAGCGCATCGACCGGCTGCCGGACTACCTCCTGTTCAGCCTGGGCTTCCTGCTCGGCGTGCCCTCGATCGGCTTCGGGGTCCTGATGCTGATGCTCGGCGCGGCGGTGCGCCGGCGCAAGCGGATCGCCTGGTGGCTGCTGATGGTGCTGGGGCTGTTCGTCGGCCCGCTGGGCTGGCTGGCGATCAGCGCGCTGCTCTACACCGTCACCTCGGCCGACCTGCAGCCGCTGGCGCCGCTGATCGTGGCGTTCGTGATCCAGGCGCTGTTCATCGGCCTGGTGATCTGGGCCCGCAAGGAGTTCTACGCCGTCTTCGACGCCGCGAACTTCCGGCTGGCCCTGGTGGTGCTCGCCGTCTCGCTGGCGCTCTCGACGGTGCTGGGCGTCACCCTGGTGGCCTGGAACGACGCCAACCCCGCCACCGACCTGGGCGATCAAGCGCTCTACACGCTCAAGGCGGGCATGGCCGGGACCGGCATCTGGTGGTACAACACCGCCGTCGAGGTGCCGCACTGGGTGGACGTCACGGTCAACCTGATCGGCAGTGTGATGATCCTGGCGGTGGCCTGGGCCCTGTTCCAGCCGCGCCGCGGCACCGTGCGGCACCAGCCCGAGGACGACGACCGGCTGCGCACCCTGCTGGACAAGTTCGGCGACCAGGACTCGCTGGGCTACTTCAACCTGCGCCGGGACAAGGCGGTGAAGTGGTCGCCGTCGGGCAAGGCGGCGATCGCCTACCGGCCGGTCGGCGGGGTGTCGCTGGCCTCCGGCGATCCGATCGGCGACATCGAGGCCTGGCCCGGGGCGATCGAGGCGTGGCTGGCCGAGGCCCGGGAGCACGCGTGGGTCCCGGCCGTCATGGGGTCCTCGGAGGAGGGCGGCAAGGTCCTGGCCCGGTTCGGCCTGGACGCCATCGAGCTCGGCGACGAGGCGGTGGTCGAGGTCGACGAGTTCACGCTCGAGGGCCGCGCGATGCGCGTGGTCCGGCAGGCCTACAACCGGGTCGAGCGCGCCGGCTACCGCACCCGGATCCGCCGGCACGCCGAGATCCCCTCCGACGAGATGGCCGCCCTGATGCGCCGGGCCGACGACTGGCGCGACGGCAGCGTCGAGCGCGGCTTCTCGATGGCGCTGGGCCGGCTCGGCGATCCGGCGGACGGCCAGTGCGTGATGGTCGAGTGCCTGGACGGCGACGGGGCGCTGCGCGCGCTGTTGTCCTTCGTGCCGTGGGGGACCAAGGGGCTCTCGCTGGACCTGATGCGGCGCGCGCGCGGCACCGAGAACGGCCTGGTGGAGTTCATGGTCATCGACCTGATCAAGGCCGGCCCGAAGCACGGCGTGGAGCGCGTCTCGCTGAACTTCGCCATGTTCCGCAGCATCTTCGAGCGCGCCGGGCGCATCGGGGCCGGGCCGTTCCTGCGGCTGGCCCGGGTGGTGCTGTCGGTGTTCTCGCGCTGGTGGCAGCTGGAGTCGCTGTACCGGGCGAACATGAAGTACCGGCCGGTGTGGGAGCCGCGGTACCTGTGCTTCCCCAAGGCTCGCGACCTGGCGCGGATCGCCATCGCGGCGGGGCGGGCAGAGGGGTTCCTGGCCTTCCCGACTCCGCGGTTCCTGCGGATCCGGCGCGAGCCGGAGTTGGCGGCGGCTCCGGTGGCCGCGCCGGCCCAGGTCGAGTTGCCCGCGTCGCCTGATGAACCGCACCCGGAACAGCCCCGCGAAGACTGA
- a CDS encoding MFS transporter, with product MADGSKETGRRRLGRPFAWLWSAYTISTLGTYFAFNAFSLILIRVLHSGPAQVAALSASGAAVGALVAVPLGPWVEFRRKRPVMMAMDLLRFGAMLTIPVAYGFGVLSFAQLLAVSVVVGAADITFTAASGAYLRSLLPREDLLAANGRFESAQWSSIVIGPPLGGAVFALLGPVATVVADAVSYLLSALGIRAIGADREVVGTRDRSSGLRMADLATGWRHIFGNPALRPLFLNSAMVNALIMAGEPLLNVLMLGRLGFAPWEYGLAFAVPCLGGLLGSRLAPRLVARYGRAAVLRTAGTLRAVWPLGLPLVGPGLPGLLLVIVVELGLITTISVYNPVLATHRLEQAGPDNVTRILSAWSITSKASIAAATALWGLIAAATSPRFGLGLAGALLLASPLLLPRGARAEALAATS from the coding sequence ATGGCAGACGGATCGAAGGAGACCGGCAGGCGACGGCTGGGGCGGCCGTTCGCCTGGCTGTGGTCGGCCTACACGATCAGCACCCTGGGAACCTACTTCGCCTTCAACGCCTTCTCGCTGATCCTCATCAGGGTGCTGCACTCCGGCCCGGCGCAGGTCGCGGCACTGTCGGCGTCCGGCGCGGCGGTCGGGGCGCTGGTGGCGGTGCCGCTGGGGCCGTGGGTGGAGTTCCGGCGCAAGCGGCCGGTGATGATGGCCATGGACCTGCTGCGGTTCGGGGCGATGCTGACGATCCCGGTCGCATACGGCTTCGGGGTGCTCAGTTTCGCGCAACTGCTGGCGGTGTCGGTGGTGGTCGGGGCGGCGGACATCACGTTCACGGCGGCCAGCGGCGCCTATCTGAGGTCGCTGCTTCCGCGCGAGGACCTGCTGGCGGCCAACGGCCGGTTCGAGTCGGCGCAGTGGTCCTCGATCGTAATCGGGCCGCCGCTGGGCGGGGCGGTGTTCGCGCTGCTGGGGCCGGTGGCCACGGTGGTGGCGGACGCGGTGAGCTATCTGCTGTCGGCGCTGGGGATCCGCGCGATCGGGGCGGACCGGGAAGTGGTCGGGACCCGCGACCGCTCCAGCGGGCTGCGCATGGCCGACCTCGCCACGGGCTGGCGCCACATCTTCGGCAACCCGGCCCTGCGCCCCCTGTTCCTGAACAGCGCCATGGTCAACGCGCTGATCATGGCCGGCGAACCGCTGCTCAACGTCCTGATGCTCGGCCGTCTCGGCTTCGCGCCGTGGGAGTACGGCCTGGCCTTCGCCGTCCCCTGTCTCGGCGGCCTGCTGGGCTCCCGCCTGGCCCCGCGCCTGGTCGCCCGGTACGGCCGCGCCGCCGTCCTGCGCACCGCCGGCACGCTGCGCGCCGTCTGGCCGCTGGGCCTGCCCTTGGTGGGCCCGGGACTGCCCGGGCTGCTCCTGGTGATCGTGGTGGAGCTGGGCCTGATCACCACCATCAGCGTCTACAACCCGGTCCTGGCGACCCACCGCCTGGAGCAGGCCGGCCCCGACAACGTCACGCGGATCCTGTCCGCCTGGTCGATCACCAGCAAGGCGAGCATCGCGGCGGCCACCGCGCTGTGGGGCCTGATCGCCGCGGCCACCAGCCCGCGCTTCGGCCTCGGCCTGGCCGGGGCGCTGCTGCTGGCCTCGCCGCTGCTGCTGCCGCGTGGCGCGCGGGCCGAGGCGCTGGCAGCGACAAGCTGA
- a CDS encoding DegV family protein, with amino-acid sequence MPRIALVTDSTACLSAEVAAAQGITAVPLEVIVRGAPHSEADPATGELLVAALRAHETATTSRPSPEDFAAAYRAAAEAGAEGVVSLHISAELSATLESAELAAKDAPIPVRVLDSRTIGMALGFAVLAAAEAGRDGGHDLDAVADIAAKRSATASAFFYVHTLEYLRRGGRIGSARALLGSALAMKPLLHMADGRVEPLEKVRTSAKAIARLEEIAVERAGGDGGSVEIAVQHLDAAERAEALAARLRDRLPGLTGVTVCEVGAVIGAHVGPGVLGVVVAPR; translated from the coding sequence ATGCCCCGCATCGCGCTCGTCACCGACTCCACGGCCTGCCTGTCCGCGGAGGTGGCGGCGGCGCAGGGGATCACGGCGGTCCCGCTGGAGGTGATCGTGCGCGGCGCCCCGCACAGCGAGGCCGATCCCGCGACCGGCGAGCTGCTGGTGGCGGCCCTGCGGGCGCACGAGACGGCCACCACGTCGCGACCGTCGCCGGAGGACTTCGCCGCCGCCTACCGGGCCGCCGCCGAGGCCGGGGCCGAGGGCGTGGTGTCGCTGCACATCTCCGCCGAGCTGTCGGCGACGCTGGAGTCGGCGGAGCTGGCCGCGAAGGACGCGCCGATCCCGGTCCGGGTCCTGGACAGCCGCACCATCGGGATGGCCCTGGGCTTCGCCGTGCTGGCGGCGGCCGAGGCCGGCCGGGACGGCGGGCACGACCTGGACGCGGTGGCCGACATCGCCGCCAAGCGCTCGGCGACGGCCTCCGCGTTCTTCTACGTCCACACCCTGGAGTACCTGCGGCGCGGGGGACGCATCGGCTCGGCCCGGGCCCTGCTCGGCTCGGCCCTGGCGATGAAGCCGCTGCTGCACATGGCCGACGGCCGCGTGGAGCCGCTGGAGAAGGTGCGCACCTCCGCCAAGGCCATCGCGCGCCTGGAGGAGATCGCGGTCGAGCGGGCCGGCGGCGACGGCGGCTCGGTCGAGATCGCCGTCCAGCACCTCGACGCCGCCGAGCGGGCCGAGGCCCTGGCCGCCCGCCTGCGCGACCGGCTGCCGGGCCTGACCGGCGTGACCGTGTGCGAGGTCGGCGCGGTCATCGGCGCGCATGTCGGGCCCGGCGTGCTCGGGGTGGTCGTCGCACCGCGCTGA